A window of Lysobacter terrestris contains these coding sequences:
- a CDS encoding SDR family NAD(P)-dependent oxidoreductase produces the protein MNTTVHRGTALITGASSGIGAVYADRLARSGYDLILVARRAEKLRELAEDLTTRTGRSVETLAVDLANPSDLSMVEAVLRSDASITLLVNNAGIGATAPLLISNVDEMERMITLNVNVLTRLAYAAAPAFVARGTGTIVNIASIVAIAPEMLNGVYGGSKAYVLAFSQSLQHELADKGVRVQAVLPGATATAFWDHAGTPVEHLPREIVMSAEDMVDAALSGLANGEVVTIPSLPDQAEWDAFEGARRALAPKLSLATPAPRYTTGLTG, from the coding sequence ATGAACACCACCGTCCACAGGGGAACGGCCCTCATTACCGGCGCATCTTCGGGTATCGGTGCCGTGTATGCCGACCGCCTCGCCCGTTCGGGTTATGACCTCATCCTGGTGGCCCGGCGCGCCGAAAAACTGCGCGAACTCGCTGAAGACCTCACGACCCGCACCGGCCGCTCCGTCGAGACGCTTGCCGTCGACCTGGCGAATCCGTCCGATCTGTCCATGGTCGAGGCCGTGCTGCGCAGCGATGCCAGCATCACCCTGCTCGTGAACAACGCCGGCATCGGCGCGACCGCTCCGCTGCTGATCTCCAACGTCGACGAGATGGAGCGCATGATCACGCTCAACGTGAACGTGCTTACGCGCCTGGCATATGCCGCCGCGCCGGCGTTCGTAGCACGCGGCACCGGCACCATCGTCAACATTGCCTCGATCGTGGCGATCGCGCCAGAAATGCTGAACGGGGTGTACGGAGGCAGCAAGGCCTACGTCCTCGCCTTTTCGCAGTCGCTCCAACACGAACTCGCCGACAAGGGTGTTCGCGTCCAGGCCGTGCTCCCCGGCGCGACCGCCACCGCGTTCTGGGACCATGCCGGCACGCCGGTAGAACACCTGCCGCGGGAAATCGTGATGTCCGCCGAGGACATGGTCGATGCGGCATTGTCCGGTCTCGCGAACGGTGAAGTCGTGACCATTCCCTCGCTGCCCGACCAAGCCGAATGGGATGCGTTCGAAGGTGCCCGTCGCGCATTGGCACCGAAGCTTTCGCTCGCCACTCCCGCGCCACGCTACACCACGGGCCTCACCGGTTAA